The Magnolia sinica isolate HGM2019 chromosome 9, MsV1, whole genome shotgun sequence genome contains a region encoding:
- the LOC131255090 gene encoding ABC transporter B family member 9-like: MAIGPIKRHMSDQEVSFSSIGRTITSSKGISAIEFIWFVERRPLNDQERFSPSKYLFAGVVDGQKTANDLTTSLKTLKALGEQGWQRSLGQASPSVNAFPAGRATAYKMFETIKRKPEINSYDTSGIVLEDIYSDIELRDVCFSYPARPDIHVFSGFSLHVPSGMTVALVGESGSGKSTVISLLERFYDPQAGEVLIYGINLKKLQLGWIREKIGLVSQESILFTTTIKENIAYGKAGATLEEIRIVTEITNAARFIDKMLQVTCLYSFFLFGKFILLSQRCCGWKARKGRHL; this comes from the exons ATGGCAATTGGTCCTATTAAAAGACACATGAGTGATCAAGAAGTTTCCTTTTCATCGATAGGAAG GACTATCACGTCATCGAAGGGCATCTCGGCTATTGAGTTTATCTGGTTCGTGGAGAGAAGACCCTTGAACGATCAAGAGCGGTTTTCTCCCAGCAAGTATCTGTTTGCTGGAGTTGTTGATGGTCAGAAGACGGCTAATGATCTCACAACATCTCTTAAGACGTTGAAAGCTCTTGGAGAGCAAGGTTGGCAAAG GTCCCTAGGCCAAGCTTCCCCATCTGTGAATGCATTTCCAGCAGGGCGAGCAACAGCATACAAGATGTTTGAGACCATCAAACGGAAACCAGAGATCAACTCATACGACACAAGTGGAATTGTGTTGGAAGATATCTACAGTGATATAGAACTGAGAGATGTTTGCTTTAGCTACCCTGCAAGACCTGACATTCATGTATTTTCTGGGTTCTCGTTGCATGTTCCAAGCGGCATGACTGTGGCTCTAGTTGGAGAGAGCGGCAGTGGGAAGTCGACAGTGATCAGCCTGTTGGAGAGGTTCTATGACCCCCAAGCTGGTGAAGTGCTCATATATGGCATCAACTTGAAGAAGCTGCAGCTTGGATGGATCAGAGAGAAGATTGGTCTTGTTAGCCAAGAGTCCATCTTATTCACAACTACTATAAAGGAGAATATCGCATATGGTAAGGCGGGTGCTACATTGGAAGAAATCAGAATAGTAACTGAGATCACTAATGCTGCAAGGTTCATAGACAAGATGCTACAGGTCACTTGCTtgtactctttttttctttttggtaaatTCATCTTACTCTCTCAAAGATGTTGTGGGTGgaaggctaggaaaggaagacactTATAG